The following proteins come from a genomic window of Microbacterium sp. SY138:
- a CDS encoding GntR family transcriptional regulator: MSEHPHDGDLVEVRRAVYRPLRRGNALEDTVARLVQTIRLGVVAPGESLPPERELAASFGVSRDTVREAIRELADTGYLLPRRGRYGGTFVADPLPHPTVSGTVTAEEIDDVLGLRLVLETGAVRAAASRSLDAATRADLWARHEAALPAGPDEYRRLDTLLHLSIAEAAGIPSLVALVAENRADVNAWLDTFPLMPRNIQHSGAQHEGIVSAILAGRPDAAEAAMRDHLAGSEALLRGFLI; this comes from the coding sequence ATGAGCGAGCACCCCCACGACGGCGACCTCGTCGAGGTGCGCAGAGCGGTCTACCGGCCGTTGCGGCGCGGCAACGCCCTGGAGGACACGGTCGCCCGGCTCGTGCAGACGATCCGTCTCGGCGTCGTCGCTCCGGGGGAATCGCTGCCGCCCGAGCGCGAGCTCGCGGCATCGTTCGGGGTCAGTCGCGACACCGTGCGCGAGGCGATCCGCGAACTCGCGGACACCGGCTACCTGCTCCCACGGCGCGGCCGGTACGGAGGGACGTTCGTCGCCGATCCGCTGCCGCACCCGACCGTGTCGGGCACCGTGACCGCGGAGGAGATCGACGATGTGCTCGGGCTGCGCCTGGTGCTCGAGACCGGTGCCGTGCGTGCCGCGGCGAGCCGATCGCTCGACGCCGCGACGCGCGCCGACCTCTGGGCGCGGCACGAGGCGGCTCTGCCGGCCGGGCCGGATGAATACCGGCGCCTGGACACTTTGCTGCACCTGTCGATCGCCGAGGCCGCGGGCATCCCCTCGCTCGTCGCTCTGGTCGCCGAGAACAGGGCGGATGTGAACGCCTGGCTCGACACCTTCCCGCTGATGCCGCGCAATATCCAGCACTCGGGCGCGCAGCACGAGGGCATCGTCTCGGCGATCCTCGCCGGACGCCCGGATGCGGCCGAGGCCGCAATGCGCGATCACCTCGCCGGATCCGAGGCGTTGTTGCGCGGCTTCCTCATCTGA
- a CDS encoding 3-oxoacyl-ACP reductase, with product MSIDLTQRLKDRVAIITGGASGIGFATAQRFAAEGAFVVIADVDPATGETAAAEVGGVFRRVDVADEDLVNALFDGVAEEFGRIDIAFNNAGISPADDDSIETTELPAWDRVQDVNLKSVYLCSRAALRHMVPAGRGSIINTASFVALLGSATSQISYTASKGGVLAMSRELGVQFARQGVRVNALCPGPVNTPLLQELFAKDPERAQRRLVHVPMGRFAEPTELAAAVAFLASDDSSFITASAFVVDGGITNAYVTPL from the coding sequence ATGAGCATCGATCTGACCCAGCGACTGAAGGACCGCGTCGCCATCATCACCGGTGGCGCGAGCGGAATCGGGTTCGCCACCGCGCAGCGCTTCGCAGCGGAGGGTGCGTTCGTCGTGATCGCCGACGTCGATCCGGCCACGGGCGAGACGGCGGCTGCCGAGGTGGGTGGGGTGTTCCGCCGGGTCGACGTCGCCGACGAAGACCTGGTCAATGCGCTGTTCGACGGCGTCGCCGAGGAGTTCGGACGTATCGACATCGCCTTCAACAATGCGGGCATCTCGCCGGCGGACGACGACTCGATCGAGACGACCGAGCTCCCGGCGTGGGATCGGGTGCAGGACGTGAACCTCAAGAGCGTGTACCTGTGCAGCCGCGCCGCGCTGCGTCACATGGTGCCGGCGGGACGCGGGTCGATCATCAACACCGCCTCCTTCGTCGCGCTGCTCGGTTCGGCGACCTCGCAGATCAGCTACACCGCGTCGAAGGGCGGCGTGCTGGCGATGTCCCGCGAGCTGGGGGTGCAGTTCGCGCGCCAAGGAGTGCGGGTGAACGCGCTGTGCCCCGGACCGGTGAACACCCCGCTGCTGCAGGAGCTGTTCGCGAAGGATCCGGAGCGGGCGCAGCGGCGTCTCGTGCATGTGCCGATGGGACGCTTCGCCGAGCCGACGGAGCTCGCAGCGGCGGTCGCCTTCCTCGCCTCGGACGACTCGTCGTTCATCACGGCGAGCGCCTTCGTCGTCGACGGCGGGATCACGAACGCCTACGTCACCCCGCTGTGA